TCGCCTTGGTTTAGCCGATTTTGAACCATCTAAATCCAACGAGACCTTAGCGTTGCCTCGCGCACATGGTAACGACACGCTTGCGCCAGCGCGCGCCGGACATGTTTCCTTGTACCGGAATTACGAGACAGGCGGGGCTCAGATCGCCTCGGCTCGATGGCCTGGGTACGCAGCGGGCAGAGAATGCGATGCCGCGGAGGCGAAGCATGCGAAACAGCGTCCCTAACTCGAGCGCGGCATGGAGACCCCGGCACGTCATTGGGGTCTGTGACTGAATGGACGAACAGATCGCAGGAGCCCTCGCCAAGATTACCAAGCATGGCGGCAAGGCCATCCGGACACTGCCGGAGCAAGGACGCCAACTGGTCAAGGCCGTCCCGGCGCCGGTGCAGGTTCAGCTGGCAAGACTGTCGTCTCGCGGCGCCCATGTGTTCAGGGAGATTTTCGCCGGGGTTTTCGTTCTTGGGCTGATTGTCATCGTCTTGGGCTATGGGCGTCTGTCGCGCGGGCCCATTTCGCTGCCGGGCCTCGTGCCGCCTATCGAGCATGCGATCAACGATCAGTTGACCGACCTGACGGTGAAAATCGATGACGCTGTTCTCCAGCGGAGCGAACACGGTCCTGGCGTGGTCCTGCGTTTGCGCGATGTCCGCTTGATCGACACGGAGGGCGAGGTCGTGGCGCAAGCGCCGCTGGCTGCGGTCGGCCTCAGCGGCTCGGCGCTGCTGTCGGGCAAGATCGCGGCGGGCAGTGTCGACTTCATCGGATCGCGGTTGCTCATGACCTATAACGAGCAGAACGGCCTGTCTTTGGCCTTTTCCAAACCGGGCGAAGATGGGGCTCCGCTCATGCGGGGCCCGATCGCTTCGGACCCGCAAACGGCCGAGCCGCCGGTTGAGCCCGCGAAGAGCGCCAAGCGCTTCAATCTGACCAATGCCGTCAATGAAGCGTTCCAGCGTGTCCGCCGGTCCGACACATCCTACCTGACGCGCTTTGGCCTGAAGGACTCGATCGTCGTCCTGTACAGGGACGGTGCGCAGACTTTCTGGCAGGTGCCCGACTTCGCACTCAACCTGGAGCACCACGATCGCCGGAGCGTCCTTGTCGGCAATGCCAATGTGGCGTCGAGTCGTGGCGATTGGCAGTTGGAGGTTCGCACGGCCCAGAAGGCCAACACCAAGGGGCTCGAGACGCAGATTTTGGTCAACAACTTGGTGCCCTCCGGAATCGCCGGCAACTTCCCGACGATCGGCTTGCTGCGGGCGTTGGATATGGCCGTGGACGGCGAAGCCTTGGCGAATCTGGCGCCCAACGGAGACTTCATTGGCGGAGAGGCGAAGGTCCGCTTGGCGCCTGGCCAGATCACCCCGCCCTGGGATCCGGATACGCCCGTGCGGATCGAGCGCGGCGAACTCACGCTTCGCTACATCAAGGAGACCCGAGTCATCGAGCTTGCCCCGTCCACGCTGCGATGGGGCGAGAATTCTCATGCGACTTTCAGCGGTGCGTTCGTTCCGGTCTTCGATGAGAAGAATGAGGTTCAGTCCTGGAACTTCGACATCAAAGCCGACGACTCTGTTCTCGGTGTCGAGGAGTTCGGCCTCGGTCCGACCGAGGTCGATAAATGGCTTTTGAAAGGCAGCGTGTCGGCCGCGGACGGCAGTGTGAGGATCTCGCGCTTTGTCATCCGGGCGGGCGACGCGGAGATCGTCGCCAAGGGCGAAATCAAGGACACGTTCGGCGACCCCGCGGTCCGGTTGTCCGGCACGATCAGCCCGATGCCGATGGAAATGTTCAAGCAGATCTGGCCACGGTTTCTCGCCGGCGCGGCGCGTCAATGGGTCTTGGAAAATGTCGAAGGCGGCCAGGTTCTGGGCGGCTCGTTCAAGGTCGCGCTCAAACCCGGAATGCTCGACGACATCAAGCAGCATAGGCCCATTCCCGCCGAGTCCGTCCAGATGGACCTGAAGTTCACCGATACGGCGGTTGCGTATATTCCGGAACTGCCGCCCGTCCATACGGGCGAGGGCACATTGAAGCTCGCCGGCGCGCAGTTCTCGGTGGACATCCCCGCAGGCAAGGTCACGGTGTCCAACGGCATGGAGATCGACGTCAGTGACGGGCGGTTCTTCGTCGCGGACATCCGAGACAATCCGAATATGGGCGTTGTGACATTCCGCGGAGCGGCGCCGACGCCGGCGGTTACGACGCTTCTCGATTACGAGCCATTCGGTTTCATCACCGGCGTGGGATTGAAGCCGGACTTTCTCGGCGGTACGGCCACGGGCGAGTTCACCTTCAATATTCCGCTCGTGGAGACCCTCAAGCCCAGGGACATCAAGATCGCGGGCGTGGCGCACCTGCAGAATGCCATCACGCCGGGCCTCGTCGGGGATCTTGCGATCGAGGGTGGGGTTGTCGACGTCAACCTAACGAGCGAAGGCGTCAGCGCGTCGGGCAATGTGACAATCAAGGGCGTGCCGGCGTCGGTGCACTGGCAGCGGCTCTTCTATGCGCCCGAGAGCGATCAGCCGCCAATCTCGGTGACCTCGATTCTGGATGCGGCATCGCGGGACAAGCTCGGCCTCAAGGTCAACGACATCGTCAAAGGCCCCATGCCGGTGACGCTCTATCTCAGCGGTCTGAGCAAAGGGACAGGTCAGCCGGATACGTCGAGGATGACGATGGTCGGTGACCTCACGGATGCCGAGCTCCTGTTCCATGCCTTTGGTTGGAAGAAACAGCCCGGTCAGGAGGCGAAGCTCAGCTTCGTCGTGAACAAGAAGCCCGACGGCTCGACGGATCTCGAGGACTTTCAGATTACCGGAAAGGATATTGCGATTTCCGGACAGGTTGCCCTGGACACTGACAATGCGATTACGGCGCTCTCGTTTCCCAAGTTTGCGGTCGGCACGCTCACGGAAATGTCCATCCAGGCGCAGCGGCGTGACGACGGCGTGATGCAAATTCATGCCGAGGGTCCGTCCTACGATGCGAGAGAGTTTTTCCGCACTTTGATTTCCGCCGATCAACTGACGGACAGCGCCAGGGCGGAATCGGACGATGACACGAATATCGATCTGACGGCCAAAATCGGTCGGCTCGTTGGATACGACAACAGCTACGCGACGGATGTGGACGTTGCTCTGACGAAGCGCGCGGGCGAACTGGTCGCTCTCAACGGCCGGGGCCTTCTCGGTGGTCAGAAGTCGGCCAATGTCGAGCTTCAGAATAGTAGTGGCGCCCGAGTCCTCGTGGCCAACGCGGACGACGCCGGCACGGCCTTCCGCCTGATCGGCTTCTACCGCAGCATCCAGGGCGGTATTGCATCGCTGCGGGTCAACATGGATGCGGGAGGCGTTCGGAAATCCGGCACACTGCGTGTCCGTGATTTCGCTATCGTCGGCGACAGTGTCGTCGCCGATGTCCTCAGCGATCCGAGTTCGGCGGCGGCGCTCGGTCAGCACCAGCATGACGTCAAACGTCGGATCGTGTTCCGGCGACTGCGCGCGCCCTTCATCGCCGGCGGCGGAAAGTTCCAGCTCGACGATGCCTATGTGAACGGTCCTGAACTCGGTGCGACATTGCGTGGAACGATCGATTTCAATGCGCGGAAGCTCGACTTGGGCGGAACCTACGTGCCGCTTTACGGACTGAACTCGGCCTTAGGCGCGGTTCCCGTTCTCGGGCGCGTCCTGGTCGGCCGGCAAGGCGAGGGCGTCGTGGGCATCACCTTCGCCATCAAAGGCAAGCTCGACGACCCGACCGTGCTGGTCAATCCGATGTCGGTGATGACGCCCGGCATCTTCCGCCAGATTTTCGATTTCAACAGCGGCGTGCCCCAAGGGACGACATCGGCTGGCGCGGAGACGTGGGAAGAGAACACCGGCACGGAAAGGTCCCGCAAGAAGCGGCGTCTGCGTCCGCTGCAAAATGCGCGAGAGCGGCGGGGTCTGAACTAGACCGGCCGGATCAGGGCGTGACGCTTCTTGCCGAGCGACAGCTTGATCACACCGTCCGCGGTGAGGTCGGCCGGAGTCAGGACCTGCCGTTCGTCGTTCACCGGGACATCATTAACCTTCAGCCCGCCACCCTTGACCTGGCGGCGCGCCTCACCGGTGGATTTCACGAAACCCGCCTGAACGCTGGCCGTGAGCACGCCGAAGCCGTTTTGAAGCTCCGCCTGCGAGATTTCGATCGTCGGCAGTTCGGACGCGAGTTGCCCCTGTTCGAACGTGGCGCGCGCTGTCTCCGCCGCCTGGTCCGCCGCCTCGCGTCCGTGAACGAGCGCCGTCGCTTCCGTTGCGAGGATCTTCTTGGCGTCGTTGAGTTCGGCGCCCTCAAGTGCGGCCAGCCTGTCGATCTCGTCGAGCGGGAGTTCTGTGAAGAGCTTGAGGAAGCGCGGCACGTCTGCGTCCTCGGCGTTCCGCCAAAACTGCCAGTAGTCGTAAGGTGACAGCATGTCGGGGTTGAGCCAGACAGCGCCGTCGGCCGTCTTGCCCATCTTGGCGCCGGAGGCGGTCGTGAGTAGGGGCGTGGTCACGCCGAACAATTCGACCCCGTCGGTCCGCCGTCCGAGTTCGATGCCGGTGACGATATTGCCCCATTGGTCGGACCCGCCCATTTGCAAGCGGCACCCTTCGCGCCGGTGCAGCTCCACGAAGTCGTAGGCTTGGAGCACCATGTAGTTGAATTCGATGAAGCTGAGATTCTGCTCACGGTCGAGCCGGAGCTTCACCGAGTCCTGGCTGAGCATGCGGTTGACGCTGAAATGCCGCCCGTAGTCGCGCAGGAATGAAATGTAATTCAGCTTTTCCAGCCACTCGGCGTTGTTCAGGAGGATCGCATCGCGATCCCCGGTTCCGAAGGTGACGAACTTCGAAAAGACCCGCTGAATGCCCTCGATATTCGAGGCGATCGTCGCGTCGTCAAGCAGCTTGCGGGATTCGTCTTTTCCCGAGGGGTCGCCGACCTTCGTCGTGCCGCCGCCGATCAGCACGATGGGCCGGTGTCCCGTCTGCTGCAGCTTCCTCAGCAGCATGATGCTGACGAGATTGCCCACATGCAGGCTGGGGGCCGTGCAATCGAAGCCGATGTAACCGGTGATGATCTCTTTGCGGGCAAGCGCGTCCAGCCCGGCCTCGTCGGTGCACTGGTGGATATAGCCGCGTGCGGAAAGCTCGTGAAGAAGGTCGGACTTTGCGGTGCTCATCGTCGGACGTGCGGAGTGTAGCGAATGGAATCGAGCGCGGCGTGCGCCCGCCCGAGCGTCTAACAGGTTTGGCGCGTCAATGCACGATCACGAATGCACGCTCGCAATCAGGGGCACCTGCCCGCGGGGGCGGTGTCAGGCAGGCTACGCTGCCGACTCCTTCTTGGCCTTGCCCTTTTGCGGCCTGGGCTTGCCGAGGCGCTTGTCGAGGTAGCCGTCGATGACCTCCATGAGGCCTTCCATCTGGTCTTCGAAGAAATGGTTGGCATCGGGGACGGTCGCATGATCGACGATGGCGTCCTTCTGTGTCTTCAGCCTTTCCACGAGCCCGCGCACGGATTCAGTTGGAACGACTCGATCTTTCGCGCCATTGACCATCAGGCCTGAGGACGGGCAAGGGGCCAGAAACGAGAAGTCGTAGAGGTTCGCGGGCGGCGCGACACAGATAAAGCCCTCGATTTCCGGGCGACGCATCAGAAGCTGCATGGCGATCCAGGAGCCGAAGGAGGCGCCTGCAATCCAGCACGACGGGGCGTCGGCATTGTAGGCCTGAAGCCAGTCGAGCGCAGTCGCCGCATCCGCGAGCTCGCCAGGACCGTTGTCGAACAGGCCTTCGCTGCGGCCAACGCCGCGGAAATTGAAGCGCAGTACCGAGAAGCCCCGCTTTTGGAACGCGTAATACATGTGGTAGACGACCTGATTGTTCATCGTCCCGCCGAATTGCGGGTGGGGATGCAGAATCAAGGCGACCGGAGAATTTGCTGCCGGCTGATGGTGGTAGCGGGCTTCGATCCGGCCGGCTGGGCCGCTAATATTGACTTCAGGCATAAATGTTAGAGCCTCGGCTAGTCTGCGGAGCAGACAGGATTGTTCCTGCGTATATGGGGCCGGTTTTTTGGATTTTCAGGCTCCGCCGCGCGATTGCCGCCGCCGCATTGCTTGACTTGGCCCGGTCCGAATCCTATAACACAAGAGATTAGAATTGTTCCAAACAAGGCCGTTCCGATCAAGCTGGGCGCAAGGAACGAGCCGACTGTCAGGCCGGGCTTCTTAGCACGGGCTACAGGGGCTCGTGCAAGCGATAACCGCCTAGAAGGGCCTACGGGGCTGAAATCAGTCCTCCGGCTTCGAAAGAGCATGAACCAGCGCGCCTATCTCGACCACAATGCGACTGCTCCCTTGCGGCCAGAAGTCCGCGAGGCGATGAGCGACGCGTTGGCCCTCGTGGGCAATCCCTCGTCCGTCCATGCGGAAGGGCGCGCTGCTCGGGCGGCGGTCGAGGAAGCCCGCGTCAAGGTCGCCGCTCTCGTCCATGCTCGGCCCGAAGACGTTATCTTCACGAGCGGCGGTACGGAGGCGAATGCGCTTGCGTTGGCACCGCCGGCGGGCGGAGGGGCTTGGAAGGCATTCATTTCGTCGATCGAGCATCCTTCCGTCCTGGCGGGCGGGCGCTTCGGCGCCGGCGCACGGACAGTTCTGCCGGTGACGAGCGCTGGCCTCGTCGATCTGGAGAGCCTTGCGCGGACGTTGGCCGAAGAGGTCCCGGAGGGAAGCCGTCCTTTCGTGTCGTTGATGGCGGCGAACAATGAGACAGGCGCCGTACAGCCGGTCGCGGAGGCAGCCGCGGTCGTCCACGAAGCGGGTGGCGTTCTGCATACGGACGCGGTCCAGGTGGCCGGGCGGCTGCCGCTCGACATGAGCGCGCTGGGCGCGGACCTCTTGACGCTTTCGGCCCACAAGATTGGCGGGCCAAAGGGTGTCGGCGCCGTGGTTATGGCGGAAGGCGCGAGCGTTCAGCCGCTGATGACCGGCGGCGGACAGGAAAGCCGCCGCCGTCCGGGCACGGAGAATGTGGCCGGCATTGTCGGCTTCGGGGTTGCCGCGGACCTGGCGGCCAAGGAGTTGCCGGCTATGGGCGACGTCGCACGGCTTCGCGACGCGCTCGAAGAGGGCGTGCGGACCATCGCGCCGGACGCTGTGGTTTTCGCGCACTCCGTGGCGCGGTTGCCGAATACGTCGTTGATTGCGGTGCCGGGCCTGAAGGCGGAAACGCTGGTGATCGGTTTGGACCTCGCCGGCGTATCCGTCAGTGCCGGAAGCGCGTGCTCGTCCGGCAAAGTCGAGACGTCGCACGTACTGACGGCGATGGGAGCGGCTCCGGAGGCGGCGCGTGCCGCGATCCGGGTCAGCCTTGGTTTTCGCAGTTGCGATAACGATATCCAAAGCTTCCTAGGTGCGTTTGGCGACCTCGTGAAACGGCTTAGGAAAGACGAGAAAGCAGCGGCGTAGCGCAAGGTCGCCGTTCCGGCCGCTCTAGATCGAAAAGAGATTGGGAAGAAGACGATGCCTGCAGTCGAAGAAACCGTTGAACGCGTCAAAGAAATCGACGTCGACAAGTACAAGTACGGCTTCTCGACCGAAATTGAATCGGTCATGGCCCCCAAGGGGCTGAACGAAGACATCGTTCGTTTCATTTCGGCCAAGAAGGGCGAACCCGAATGGATGCTCGAATGGCGGCTTGAGGCTTACAAGCGCTGGCGCACGATGACGGAGCCGACCTGGGCGAGGGTGCACTATCCGAAGATCGACTTCGAGGATCTCTACTATTACTCGGCGCCAAAGAGCACCGAAGGGCCGAAGAGCCTCGCAGAGGTCGATCCGGAACTGCTCAAGACCTATGAGAAGCTCGGCATCCCGCTGAAAGAGCAGGAAGTGCTCGCGGGCGTCCAGGGCGCGCCGAAGGTGGCTGTCGATGCCGTCTTCGACAGCGTCTCCGTGGTCACGACCTTCCGCGAGGAGTTGGCCAAGGCCGGCGTGATCTTCTGCTCTATTTCCGAGGCGGTGAAGAACCACCCCGATCTCGTGAAGAAATATCTGGGATCGGTCGTGCCGATCACGGACAATTTCTACGCGACGCTTAACT
This genomic window from Methyloceanibacter caenitepidi contains:
- a CDS encoding cysteine desulfurase family protein, whose translation is MNQRAYLDHNATAPLRPEVREAMSDALALVGNPSSVHAEGRAARAAVEEARVKVAALVHARPEDVIFTSGGTEANALALAPPAGGGAWKAFISSIEHPSVLAGGRFGAGARTVLPVTSAGLVDLESLARTLAEEVPEGSRPFVSLMAANNETGAVQPVAEAAAVVHEAGGVLHTDAVQVAGRLPLDMSALGADLLTLSAHKIGGPKGVGAVVMAEGASVQPLMTGGGQESRRRPGTENVAGIVGFGVAADLAAKELPAMGDVARLRDALEEGVRTIAPDAVVFAHSVARLPNTSLIAVPGLKAETLVIGLDLAGVSVSAGSACSSGKVETSHVLTAMGAAPEAARAAIRVSLGFRSCDNDIQSFLGAFGDLVKRLRKDEKAAA
- the tyrS gene encoding tyrosine--tRNA ligase; the encoded protein is MSTAKSDLLHELSARGYIHQCTDEAGLDALARKEIITGYIGFDCTAPSLHVGNLVSIMLLRKLQQTGHRPIVLIGGGTTKVGDPSGKDESRKLLDDATIASNIEGIQRVFSKFVTFGTGDRDAILLNNAEWLEKLNYISFLRDYGRHFSVNRMLSQDSVKLRLDREQNLSFIEFNYMVLQAYDFVELHRREGCRLQMGGSDQWGNIVTGIELGRRTDGVELFGVTTPLLTTASGAKMGKTADGAVWLNPDMLSPYDYWQFWRNAEDADVPRFLKLFTELPLDEIDRLAALEGAELNDAKKILATEATALVHGREAADQAAETARATFEQGQLASELPTIEISQAELQNGFGVLTASVQAGFVKSTGEARRQVKGGGLKVNDVPVNDERQVLTPADLTADGVIKLSLGKKRHALIRPV
- a CDS encoding alpha/beta hydrolase — its product is MPEVNISGPAGRIEARYHHQPAANSPVALILHPHPQFGGTMNNQVVYHMYYAFQKRGFSVLRFNFRGVGRSEGLFDNGPGELADAATALDWLQAYNADAPSCWIAGASFGSWIAMQLLMRRPEIEGFICVAPPANLYDFSFLAPCPSSGLMVNGAKDRVVPTESVRGLVERLKTQKDAIVDHATVPDANHFFEDQMEGLMEVIDGYLDKRLGKPRPQKGKAKKESAA
- a CDS encoding AsmA-like C-terminal domain-containing protein; the protein is MDEQIAGALAKITKHGGKAIRTLPEQGRQLVKAVPAPVQVQLARLSSRGAHVFREIFAGVFVLGLIVIVLGYGRLSRGPISLPGLVPPIEHAINDQLTDLTVKIDDAVLQRSEHGPGVVLRLRDVRLIDTEGEVVAQAPLAAVGLSGSALLSGKIAAGSVDFIGSRLLMTYNEQNGLSLAFSKPGEDGAPLMRGPIASDPQTAEPPVEPAKSAKRFNLTNAVNEAFQRVRRSDTSYLTRFGLKDSIVVLYRDGAQTFWQVPDFALNLEHHDRRSVLVGNANVASSRGDWQLEVRTAQKANTKGLETQILVNNLVPSGIAGNFPTIGLLRALDMAVDGEALANLAPNGDFIGGEAKVRLAPGQITPPWDPDTPVRIERGELTLRYIKETRVIELAPSTLRWGENSHATFSGAFVPVFDEKNEVQSWNFDIKADDSVLGVEEFGLGPTEVDKWLLKGSVSAADGSVRISRFVIRAGDAEIVAKGEIKDTFGDPAVRLSGTISPMPMEMFKQIWPRFLAGAARQWVLENVEGGQVLGGSFKVALKPGMLDDIKQHRPIPAESVQMDLKFTDTAVAYIPELPPVHTGEGTLKLAGAQFSVDIPAGKVTVSNGMEIDVSDGRFFVADIRDNPNMGVVTFRGAAPTPAVTTLLDYEPFGFITGVGLKPDFLGGTATGEFTFNIPLVETLKPRDIKIAGVAHLQNAITPGLVGDLAIEGGVVDVNLTSEGVSASGNVTIKGVPASVHWQRLFYAPESDQPPISVTSILDAASRDKLGLKVNDIVKGPMPVTLYLSGLSKGTGQPDTSRMTMVGDLTDAELLFHAFGWKKQPGQEAKLSFVVNKKPDGSTDLEDFQITGKDIAISGQVALDTDNAITALSFPKFAVGTLTEMSIQAQRRDDGVMQIHAEGPSYDAREFFRTLISADQLTDSARAESDDDTNIDLTAKIGRLVGYDNSYATDVDVALTKRAGELVALNGRGLLGGQKSANVELQNSSGARVLVANADDAGTAFRLIGFYRSIQGGIASLRVNMDAGGVRKSGTLRVRDFAIVGDSVVADVLSDPSSAAALGQHQHDVKRRIVFRRLRAPFIAGGGKFQLDDAYVNGPELGATLRGTIDFNARKLDLGGTYVPLYGLNSALGAVPVLGRVLVGRQGEGVVGITFAIKGKLDDPTVLVNPMSVMTPGIFRQIFDFNSGVPQGTTSAGAETWEENTGTERSRKKRRLRPLQNARERRGLN